A segment of the Vagococcus hydrophili genome:
AAAATAATTAAATGAAATTAAAGAGAGAAAACATTAGAAAAGTGATGGTTTTTCTCTTTTTTGTTCGCCCAGCATGGGCGAACTCTAACGGGTGAAAGTCCCTAACACGACCTAATAGTGGTAAGTGTATAGCCGAAAGCAAGGGTGTCCATGGTGACGTGGAATCTGAAGGAAGCTCTAGGTAAAACTCTGGTCTGACGAATAGAAATCACATAGGAGGCTACATACGAGGATAAAACTGCAAAAGAAGTTAAAGTCCGATAACTATTGAAATAATCGTATGGAGTATATGTGGCAGATAGATGGAGTGAAAGAGTTCGCACCTTAACTGGGGAGGTCTCATCATCTTATCCCAAAATCTTATGGCAACATAAGGCTGAGATATGAGAAGTCAGCAGAAGCCGTAGTAGTGAAGACGGTTAGTGAAAGTTAACTAGAGCGAAGGGCTGAACAATTTTAATGTTATCAAAAATTAATCACTGGAAGAGGAAATAGACTACTGACGAAAAGTTTTAAAGTAGATACCGACTTTACAGAATTGAAAGGAAATAACAACTATGTACACAGAAACAGTTTTAGAACAAATCGTGGATAGAAAGAATCTGAATCAAGCATTTAAGCAAGTCAGACGAAATAAAGGTGCCGAAGGTGTGGATGGTATGACTATTGAAGAAACGGCGAGTTATATAACGTCTAATAGAAAAGAAATAGTCACCCAAATCAGAAACAGAAAGTATAAACCATCCCCCGTTTTAAGAGTAGAAATACCGAAGCCAACTGGTGGTGTCCGACTTTTAGGTATACCAACAGTAAAAGATCGTGTGATACAGCAAGCTATATCTCAAGTGATTTCCCCCAAGTTTGATAAGGAGTTCAGTCCATATAGCTATGGATTTAGGCCTAACAAACAAGCTGAAATGGCCATCCAACAATCGTTGGATTACTTTAACGAAGGCTATGAATGGGTTGTAGATATTGATTTGGAGAGATTCTTTGATACTGTGAATCATGATAGATTAATGAATTTAATCTCACGAGTGATAAAAGATGGTGATGTCATTTCTCTGATTAGAAAATTTTTAGTTAGTGGTGTACAAGTCAACGGACAAGTTAAGCCAACGGATATAGGTACACCACAGGGCGGTAATTTATCTCCTCTACTAAGTAATATTATGTTAAATGAATTGGATAAAGAACTTGAAGCAAGACAGCTTCATTTTGTCAGATATGCAGATGACTGTTTAATTATGGTGAAAAGTGAAATGTCAGCGAGAAGAGTCATGCGCTCAGTAACAAAATTTATCGAAGAGAAATTAGGACTAATTGTGAACGTCACAAAATCCAAAATAATTAAAGCTGGAGACTCAGAGTTGAAGTATTTAGGTTTTTCTTTTTATAAAGGAAAGGATGGCTATCAAGCTAGACCACATCAAGCATCAGTTGAAAGCTTTAAGTTTAAATTAAAAAGGCTGACACGTAAAAATTGGAGTGTCAGTATCGAGGATAAAATTAAACGATTGAATCAAGTGATATTAGGTTGGATTAACTATTTTAAGATTGGAAAAATGAAGAAAAATCTATCGAAGATAGAATCTCATCTACGTTTCCGAGTGAGAATGTGTTTATGGAAACAATGGAAAACCGCTCAAAATAGAAGAAAGAATTTAATAAAACTAGGTATGGATAAATATACTGCTTATAAATACAGTCATACAAGTAAAGGCGTAGTGAGGATAGCTTATTCATGGGTCATGACTACCACGATGACAAATAAGAGAGTAGCCGAATTAGGACTAATCTCTTGTGTAGAACATTATAGTAAAGTACATAGTTAATTTAAAATTGAACCGCCGTATACGGATCAGTACGTACGGTGGTGTGAGAGGACGAATAATCAAACATGGTTATTCTCCTACTCGATGTGTTTAAAGGAGTGCTTAAAATAGTGCTCTAATCGTTTTGAAAGTAATGGCTAACATAACGGCCCTCTAGATATAAATAATCGCTAGAGGGCGTGTTATGTAGGTGCGTATCATAAAAGAATTAGTATGAAAGTCTATAAGAAAAATATAGTAAAGTGAAAGGTGTAAAACCACTAACTAGTTTTCAAATTGATTATTACATACTTTTGTAAAATATATTTTTTTCATGATATACTATAATTATTATAAATTTTAGTAAGCTATAGAGGGATATGTGATAAAGCAATATTTATAAAGTTATTGACATTAAAATTACTACAGGATAAAAAGCTAATTATAAGCTTTGAAAATCTTAGGAGATACTCATGAAAATAAAGTTGATAGATAATAAGGGGGATAATACCCTAGAAAAATTAATAAGTGATAAAGTAACAAAACATTCAAAAATCAGTATTCAAACAGCTGCCTTTTCAATTTTTGCATTCCACTCATTACAAAAGGAAATTAAGCGTTCAAAAGAATTACGTTTGGTTCTGACCAAAACTTTCTTGGAAAAAGAAGAAACTAGTTTTTTGAAGCGTTATGAAATTGCGCAAAACGAAGAAAACATTTCTGGAAATAAATATGAAATCAAGCTCAAAAACAAGATGAACACCGCTTTTATTGCTCGCGAAACAGCGCGGCTAATCGAGGAGAAGGTTAAGGTTCATCAGCTTGGACCAAACCAAAGTGCTTTAGATGCATTATTGATTGAGAACAATGACAATGAATCTAGCTTAGTTGTTCCAGCAATGTTTAAGTTTACTTCAGATGGTCTTGGAATTACAGAGTCAAATAGTGTTTCATCAATGACAGCAATTGAAGGAGCTGATCCTAACTATTTCAAAGGAATTAAAGCTGACTTTGATAATGTTTGGAACGATCCTAAAAAATCAAGGGAAATTACTAATAAGGTTCTTGAGAAGGTAAGAACAATCTATCAGGAAAATTCACCAGAATGGATTTATTTTATATCACTGTACCATATTTTCCATGACAAACTAAGTGAACTAGATGAACAAGATATAGCTCCAGACGGATCAGGATTTAAAGACTCAATCATTTGGAATAAACTCTACCAATTCCAAAAAGATGGTGTGATGGGATTGATACGTAAACTAGAAAAATATAATGGTGCAATCCTTGCTGATTCAGTTGGGTTAGGTAAGACATTCTCGGCATTAGCAGTTATTAAGTATTTTGAACTACAACGTAAACGAGTACTGGTTCTCGCGCCCAAACGTCTACGAGATAACTGGACTCTTTATACTCGTCCAGATGTACGGAATGTTTTAATGGATGATTACTTTCATTATACGGTTTTAAATCATACTGACCTTAGTCGTTATAAAGGTGAGAGTGACGGTATTAATTTGAATACTCTATTATGGTCTGATTTCGATTTGGTTGTCATAGATGAATCACACAATTTCCGTAATAATGATACAAGTGTTAATCGCGAAACTAAAACACGTTATCAACGGCTGATGGAAGACGTCATTCAGAAAGGTCGGAAAACAAAAGTATTGATGCTTTCAGCTACACCAATTAATAATCGAATGAATGATTTGAAAAATCAGATTGGTTTTATTACAGAAGGTAAAACAGATGGCTTGTCTAAACATGGTGTTGAGGATATTGATACAACTTTACGTTTAGCACAACAAGCATTTAATCAGTGGATGGAACTTAAAGAAAATGAACGAACTACTCAGAACTTCCTTGATAGAGTGAATCCAGATTATTTTAAATTACTAGATATGCTGACAATTGCACGTAGCCGGAAACACATTGAAAAATACTATGATACTACTTCACTGGGAGAATTTCCTGAACGATTAAGTCCAATTACCAAGAAATCTGATATTGATGCATCAGGAAAATTCCCTGACCTGCAAACTGTATATGACTCAATTGGTTACTTAAATATGGCAATGTATCAGCCTTTACAATATGTGCTTCCTAATAAACGTAGATATTATGAGGAACTGTATGATACGAAGGTGAAAGAAGGTAAATCTTCGTTTAGACAATTAGATCGTGAAAAAGCCTTATCTAAGCTAATTCGTGCGAACCTGTTTAAGCGATTAGAAAGTTCAATTTATTCTTTTGGTTTGACAATTGATCGAATGGTTACTGGAATCAAAAGCATACTTGACCGTATTAGTGAACAACAATCCGGCCATATAGAGAAGCCAAGTATTACGGATATTGACGATGAGGATCTGGAAAGTACCTTTGATGAACAAGCGGTGGGAACGAAAACCAAGATATTAATTGGTGACATGGACTTACTGAAATGGAAACAATCATTAAATGAAGATTTGAAAATATTGAAGGAATTACAGGAAGCTACACATCAGGTTACACCTGAAAAAGATGCTAAGCTGATGGACTTAATGAAGGTTCTAAAAAATAAGTATGAGAATCAAGTCAATAGCAATAACAAGAAAGTTATTATATTCACAGCTTATGCAGACACAGCTAATTATCTATATGAGAATTTAGTTGATAAAGTGAAACGAGTGTATAGTCTGAATTCTGCTTTGGTTACTGGAGGTTCAACGTCTAACAAAACAAACATGAAGGATGTAGCAGTTAGTGATATGAATGATATATTGACTAACTTTTCACCACTTTCAAAGGGACGAGACCAGATTAATCCGAATGCCGTAGAAGAAATTGATTTATTGATTGCTACAGATACCATTTCCGAAGGTCAAAATTTGCAGGATGCAGATTATTTAATCAATTATGATATTCATTGGAATCCAGTTCGGGTTATTCAACGTTTCGGGCGTATTGATCGTATCGGTTCTCGCAATAAACAAATTCAGTTGGTAAATTTCTGGCCAAATGTTGATTTGGATACTTATCTGAACTTGGAACAGCGCGTCAAAGGACGAATGGTTATGTTAAACACAGCAGCGACTGGTGAGGATGACTTGTTGAATATTAATTCCAACAAAGAAATGAATGACTTAAAGTATCGTAAGAAACAATTAGAGCAATTACAAAAACAAGTTATTGATTTAGAAGAAGTGAATGGTGCAATTTCTATCACAGATATGACATTTAATGATTTTAAAGCAGATTTGCAGAATGCTTTGAAGGAACATGAGAAGTTGTTGAATGAGGCACCACTTGGTATGTACGCTATCACTGATAATACTAATTT
Coding sequences within it:
- a CDS encoding helicase-related protein encodes the protein MKIKLIDNKGDNTLEKLISDKVTKHSKISIQTAAFSIFAFHSLQKEIKRSKELRLVLTKTFLEKEETSFLKRYEIAQNEENISGNKYEIKLKNKMNTAFIARETARLIEEKVKVHQLGPNQSALDALLIENNDNESSLVVPAMFKFTSDGLGITESNSVSSMTAIEGADPNYFKGIKADFDNVWNDPKKSREITNKVLEKVRTIYQENSPEWIYFISLYHIFHDKLSELDEQDIAPDGSGFKDSIIWNKLYQFQKDGVMGLIRKLEKYNGAILADSVGLGKTFSALAVIKYFELQRKRVLVLAPKRLRDNWTLYTRPDVRNVLMDDYFHYTVLNHTDLSRYKGESDGINLNTLLWSDFDLVVIDESHNFRNNDTSVNRETKTRYQRLMEDVIQKGRKTKVLMLSATPINNRMNDLKNQIGFITEGKTDGLSKHGVEDIDTTLRLAQQAFNQWMELKENERTTQNFLDRVNPDYFKLLDMLTIARSRKHIEKYYDTTSLGEFPERLSPITKKSDIDASGKFPDLQTVYDSIGYLNMAMYQPLQYVLPNKRRYYEELYDTKVKEGKSSFRQLDREKALSKLIRANLFKRLESSIYSFGLTIDRMVTGIKSILDRISEQQSGHIEKPSITDIDDEDLESTFDEQAVGTKTKILIGDMDLLKWKQSLNEDLKILKELQEATHQVTPEKDAKLMDLMKVLKNKYENQVNSNNKKVIIFTAYADTANYLYENLVDKVKRVYSLNSALVTGGSTSNKTNMKDVAVSDMNDILTNFSPLSKGRDQINPNAVEEIDLLIATDTISEGQNLQDADYLINYDIHWNPVRVIQRFGRIDRIGSRNKQIQLVNFWPNVDLDTYLNLEQRVKGRMVMLNTAATGEDDLLNINSNKEMNDLKYRKKQLEQLQKQVIDLEEVNGAISITDMTFNDFKADLQNALKEHEKLLNEAPLGMYAITDNTNFPEAEPGVILTLKQQTNDLRQENSILPYIVIYMRMDGTVKINYMYSKQVLDFFKKLTVGKKTVNQPLVDEFYAETNGGKYMSTYSEILSKAIEAIRGKQDEVGMGSLFSPGGTSIQTELLDDLDDVELISFLIIR
- the ltrA gene encoding group II intron reverse transcriptase/maturase translates to MYTETVLEQIVDRKNLNQAFKQVRRNKGAEGVDGMTIEETASYITSNRKEIVTQIRNRKYKPSPVLRVEIPKPTGGVRLLGIPTVKDRVIQQAISQVISPKFDKEFSPYSYGFRPNKQAEMAIQQSLDYFNEGYEWVVDIDLERFFDTVNHDRLMNLISRVIKDGDVISLIRKFLVSGVQVNGQVKPTDIGTPQGGNLSPLLSNIMLNELDKELEARQLHFVRYADDCLIMVKSEMSARRVMRSVTKFIEEKLGLIVNVTKSKIIKAGDSELKYLGFSFYKGKDGYQARPHQASVESFKFKLKRLTRKNWSVSIEDKIKRLNQVILGWINYFKIGKMKKNLSKIESHLRFRVRMCLWKQWKTAQNRRKNLIKLGMDKYTAYKYSHTSKGVVRIAYSWVMTTTMTNKRVAELGLISCVEHYSKVHS